GGCAAAATAAGAGCAGGAATAGTGCATAGACTTGATAAAGATACTAGCGGAGTTATGCTAGTAGCTAAAAGCAATGAAGCATATTTTAGCTTAGCAAATCAGATTAAAAATAGAGAAGTAAATAGAATTTATCTAGCAGTTACAAACCACGCAATAAATCAAAATCATATAGAAAAATATATAAAAAGAAATGAGAATAATAGATTAAAAATGCAATCTTTAAGCAAAGATGAATGTATTAAAAAATACGGCTTAAATGAAGATAGATGGGGCAAATGGGCTAGAACTCATTTTATAAATCTTGCAAATACAAATGATAAAGCTTTAATTTCAGCAAAATTAGAAAGCGGTAGAACTCATCAAATAAGAACCCATCTAGCAAGTGTAAATAGATATATTTTAGGAGATAGTATTTATGCTGATGAGAGCAGTAAAAATAAAGCAAATAGATTAATGCTACATTCATTTTATATAAATTACACTCATCCAATAACAAATAATTTTATGGAATTTTATTCAAGTAATTGTTTGAGTTTTAATGAAGCTATTAAAGATTTTAAAGATATAAAACTTGACTTAAATCTAGCTCATAATTTATTAAATCAATTTAGTAATAATTTGGAATAGGATATGCTTATAAATCATTATTCATACTTAGTATAATTAAATCTTTACACGAAAGGCAAAATATGAAGAAAATTATTAAAATAAGTTTATTTACAGCTTTTATTATAGGTTTTAATGCGTGCTCTAGCACAACAAGTCTTAGTGAAATTGCTCCGATTGATAATCTTACTATGGTAAATAATATAAGAACTCTTCAAGGTATGAGAGAAATAGGATTTGAGTGGGACCCTATATATGATCAAAATATAGATGGTTATAAGATTTATAGAAAAGAGCTAAATGATGAAAATGCAAAAGACAAACTAATCGCTACTATAAATGATAGATATGCAACTCATTATTCTGATAATAATTTAAATCCTGATACTAGCTATGCTTATACTTTCGTAACTTTTAATAAAGAAGGTAATTCAAAACTATCTACTATAAATGTAAAAACTATAGGAAAAATTGAACCAGTTACATTCATTCAAGCAATAGCAGGACTTCCTAATAAAATCAAAATAATTTGGAGACCGCATACTGATTCAAGAGTTGTAAAATATAATATTTATAAACAAGACGCTAATTCTGATAAGTGGTATAAAGTAGCAACTATTAATAATCGCTTAAGTGCTGAATATTTAGACGAAGTTAAAGCAAATCTATATGCTAAATACAAAGTAACTGCACTAACTTATAACGGAGTTGAAAGTGATGCTAGTGCTGAAGTTGAAGCAATTAGTAAAGTTTTACCACCACAAATTGTAAATATCAATGTAACTACAAACCTACCTAAAAAAATAATTCTTACTTGGGACGCTCCTAAATATGAAGATTTTTCTCATTATAAAATATATTATTCAAAAGCATCTTTATTACCATTTTTTGAGCTAGCTACAACTACAGAAAATAGCTATGAGGATAATATAGGAGATGATGGAGTAAGCAGATATTATTATGTAACTATGATAGATAAAGACGGACTTGAGAGTGCAAAAACTGGCGTAAATGTAGTTGGAATGAGCCTTGATAAACCTAAAACTCCTGCTCTTACAGGATTTGAATTACAAAATGAAAATACACTAAAAATAAAATGGATTAGCACGGATAATCGTATAAGAACCTATAAACTTATTAAAAATTCAACAGAAGTTGCAAACGGAATACAAAATGATTATTATGTAGATACTACATATGTGCCTGGAGATGTTTATCAAATAATTGGCGTTGATGAATTTGGAATAGAATCAAAACCTAGTTCAAAATTGAGTGTTAAATAATGCCAAATTTTAAAGCAAAATATATAAAGAATTTAACCTTGCCAATTTGTGTTGGGGAGGTTGAATTTAAATTTAAAACAAAAACACAATTAGGCAAAACTTTAGTTTATACTAATATTAATAATTCTAGTTTTTTTATAGAACTTAACGAAAAAAATAACGAATTTGTAGTAAAAATTGATAAATTAACAAAAATTACCGACTTAGCCTTAATGCAAAAAGCCTTAGAAGCATTTGAAAAAACATTTTGTGATGAAATCATATCAAAAGCATATCATTATAATAAATTTAAAGAATTAGCAAGTAATGTCATATCATCTCCTAAGGACTTTAAAGAATTAATTAATTCATTAGATAATGCTTACTTAGAGATAGGTTTTGGTTCAGGAAGACATTTGCTATATCAAGCAAAAAATAATCCTCAAAATACTTATATTGGAATAGAAATTCATAAACCTAGTCTTATTCAAGTAAGTAAATTAGCTAAAGATTTAAAGAATATATATTTATTAGATTTTGATGCAAGAATAGCTATAAAAGAATTAAATAATAGTTGTTTAAATGGAATATATTTGCATTTTCCTGTGCCTTGGGACGACGCTCCTTATAGAAGAGTTGTATCAAATGAATTTAAAAACGAGTGCGAAAGAGTATTAAAAGAAAATGGATTTTTTGAATTAAGAAGCGATAGTTTAATGTATGCAGAATATACAAAAAATATTTTTTCTGATTTAGACTATGATTATTTTAAAAATAAAGACGCAAGGATAATAAGCAAATACGAAAGCCGTTGGCTTAAGATGAATAAAGATATATATGATTTTGTTTGCTATGTGAGAAATAAAAAGAATTTAAATCAAGAAATCATAAATCAAAAAATTAATTTCAAAATTGATTTTAATAAACTTAATTTTATAAAACATATTGATGAAGATTTTTTCTTAAAAATATCAAGAATTTATGAATGTGATAATGCAAAAATCATTCAAATAGCTTATGGTGGATTTGACACACCAAGTAGCTCTTATTTATTATGTAAAGAAAATGAAGAATTTGAGTTTTTGTTTCACGACTTTTGCCCAAATACTTTAAATTTAAAAGCATTTATTAAATTAAAAGAGTTTTTACAATGAAAAGCAATGCTACTTTAATAAATGCCAATAATTTAACTCTAGCCTACAATAATGAAATAGTATTGCATAATATAAATTTTAGTGCTAATGAAGGTGATTTTATATTTATCACCGGTAAAAGTGGTAGCGGGAAAACAACATTGCTTAAAAGTTTTTTTGGAGAATTTAGCGAATTTAGTGGGGATTTGCATGTTTTGTTTAAAAATATGGGAAATATTAGCAATGCTGAATTGTTAAAACTTAGAAGAAAATTAGGAATAATTTTTCAAGATTATAAGCTAATTAACGAGCTAAATGTAAGCGATAATATAGCATTACCTTTAAAAATAGCTGGCGTTAAAAATGAACAAATCAGCAAGCATGTAGATGTGTTATTAAAATACACAAAACTTCAGCATAAAGCTAAAAAAATGCCTTTAGAATTAAGTGGCGGAGAGCAGCAAAGAATAGCCCTTGCAAGAGCAATCATACACAATCCTAAAATAATAATTTGTGATGAGCCAACAGGAAATCTTGATATTCATTCAGCTGATATTATTTGGCAATTACTAAACGCTGCTAGAAATACATTCAATGCTTGCATTATCGCAGTAACTCATCAAATTCCACCTAGAATTGATTTTAATTATAGGCATTTAAATATAGAAAATGGGGTTTTGAATGAATTTATTTAAAACACATATTAGTTTTATTTTTCCACTTTTTATTATATGTTTTTGTTTTCAATTTGCCTTTTTTATTGATGAATTGATAAAAGATTATGAAACCAAATTAAATAAAGATTACAGCGTAGTATTAGTAAGCGAGCTAGAAATTCAAGCAGTTGATTTAGCTAATATTGAGTATTTTTCAAGTATTAATGAATTAGACCCTAGTGAAATTCTTAATAAATTAAAAAAAGATATAACAAATGCTAATTTAAATACCTTAAAATCAAAACTCCCAAAATTTTATAATATTAGCTTTACTAAATTTATTAATGAAAACGAAATAAATCAAATCAAAAAACAACTATTAAAAATACCGAATGTTTTAAAAGTAGAAACATTCTCAAAAACACACATTAAAATATATAAATTATTAAATATTATAAAACTAATCTCTTATATATGTTTAATTTGCATAAGCATATTATCTATTGCTTTATTTATAAAACAAATAAAAATTTTTAAATACGAGCACGAAAATAGAATTTATATTCTTAATTTATTTGGGGCAAATTTCTTCCAAAGAGCTGCACCAATGCTTAAGATTGTATTTGTAGATAATATAATTTGTTTTGCTTTATTATTTGCGTTTTTTATTAATTTTAATAATATCTCTTATATAAAAGAATTTTTAGCAAAACTTGATATAGATTTACCGCAAATTGATTTTTTACCTAGCTTAATTGAAGTAAGCTCTTATTCTTTACTAGCTTCATTACTATGTATAATGATTGTAATGTTTAAGGTAAAAAGACAATGAAAAAACTTCTAATAGTTTTGTTTAGCTTAAGTTTATTTGCAAATCAAATAGAAAACAACACAAAAAAACTAGAGCAAACTCAAAATGAAAAAGAACAAATATCAAAAAAATTAGAAGATTTGGCAAGTGAAATAATTGAAGGGGAACAAAAATTAAAAGAAATAAATGAAAAAGTTAAAAAAACTTCAAATATAACGGCAGAATTACAAGAACTTGTAAATGCTCAAAATGGAGAATTAAATACATTTATCACACAAAATAAAGAGCTAATGAAAGATAAAGAGAAATTAGGTGCTAAATTAGTTGAAATAATTGCTAAGGATTTTTCGTATGATTTAATAGCACCAAAAGATTTAATTGATAGCTCAATGAGTATAGTTTCTATTGAAGTATTAAACACACTTTCTGAAGTTTTGAATAATGAGCTTTATAAAATTTCAAAAGATTATGCAAGAACGCAACAGCAAATTGATTATAAGCAAAAAAAAATTAGTGAAATGAATGTAAATATTGATAATTATAAAAAACAAGCAAAAGAATTAAGCGAACTTAAAAAACGCCAAGAGAATTTAATTTCTAAACAAAAACAAGATGAAAAAATATATAAACAACGCCTAACAAATTTACAAAAACAACAAGATGAAATTAGAGCAACTTTGGCTAAGTTAAAAATCATAGAAAATGAAAAATCAAATAAAAAATCAAGTCAAACTACACAAGTAAAACATTCTGATACCTTAAGTTATGATGGAAAGGTAGCAAAATATACAGGAGCAAAAACTATAGCACCTTTGGTTGATTTTAGTGTAAAACAAAAATTTGGAGATTACATAGACCCTATATATAAATTAAAAATATTTAATGAAAATGTAGTGCTACGCTCAAATACGCCTGATGCCAATGTAAGAGTAGTATTTGATGGAAAAGTAGTTTTTGCAAATGATACTGCAGTCCTTGATAAGGTTGTAATTGTTGAACACGCAAATGGAATTCACACAATATACGCTCACTTATCAAAATTTAGCAAACTTGCAAAGGTTGGAGAAGTATTAAAAAAAGGAAACATTGTTGGAAAAGTTGAAAGGGATTTAACTTTTGAAGTTACACAAAAAAACTACCACATAAATCCGTTAGAACTAATCAACAATTAAATTATAGTTATACTTTTAAGTATTTATACGCAAATAACATTAGTAATGCTAAAAATAATACAAAAAATCCTTGCATACTAAAATACAATTCATAACTAATATTATCAATATATTTTACGATAATTCCTTCAATTCCTTGTGCGGCACCAGAACATAAAAACCAAATTCCCATAGTGCTTGAATTAAATCCACTTGGAGTTAATTTTGATACTATGCTAAGTCCTAAAACCCCTATACTTGTTTGAGAAATACCCAACATAAAATAAGTAATTAATATATAAAATGGATTAATAAAATCATCTTTGCTAAGCATTCCTAAAACAATAAATGAACTAGCAGCAATAATCATAGCAGCTGGTATAATTAATGCTTCATTAATTGAGCTTTTTTTACTTATAAAACTTAAAAGCATACTTGTAAAAATACTGACTAAAAACATAAAAGCTAAATACCAACTAGCTGGAATTTGATAATTTAAAATGCTAAAAGAAACCTTACTTTTAATTAAAATATTTAAAGTATTAAAGCTTTGAAAAATCAACATATAAAAAAACACAGCAGCTATTAAATAAAAAGCTAATTTTTTAAAATTATTTTTTGTTGGTATTTTTCTATAAATAAAAATATAAAAAATTATTAAAATTAAAATTGAAAAAATACTTATAATTTTACTAACCACCAAAAGTTCTTGAGTAGCTAAGAATGCAATAAATAAAAATATCAACATAAGCATAGCTATATTATTTTTAAAAAAATCATATTTTATAGGTTCGCTAGATATATATTTTGAATTATAAAAAAATACTAAAATAGCACAAAATACACTAAAAAATGATATGAAAAATGCTAAATTATAAGAATGTAGTATTAAAAGACCAGCACTAATTTGACCCAAAAAACATCCTATATTTACAAAAATATAAAACATACTAAATACATACTCGCTATCATTAGGATAACTTTTAGATAACAAACTTGTAATATTTGACTTGATTAATACACTACCAAAAATAATGCAAAAAAGAGATATTGTTAATAAATCAAAAGTTAAACATAAATACCCTAAAGTAAGAAAAATAATTCCTAAAATTACACATCTTTTTGCACCTAAGCAAAAATCACTTAAATATGCTCCAAATATACCAAAAGCATAAATGGCAGCACCCAAACTTGCACTTATTGCACTTGCTTCACCTTTAGAAAAAGAAAATGTATCCATTAAATAAAATACAAAAATACCTAAAAAGCCTAAAAAGGCAAATCTTTCTAGGGCTTCTATGTAACATATTGGTAATAGTGGTTTTAACTTATTTTTTGACATCGTTTTCTCCTAAAGAAAATCTTGAAGCCTAAGAAAGATTTAATTCTATTAAATTTAAAGGAGGTGGTGGATTTACCAGGACTCGAACCTGGGACCAACCGGTTATGAGCCGGTTGCTCTAACCAACTGAGCTATAAATCCTCCGTGATTAAAAGCTGTTATTATATATTTAAAAACTTAAAAATTACTTAAACAATAAAATTTTTATCTTTTTTATAGGCTTTTATTGAATATTACAAAATAACCCATAAAAACCTATAGGCATTTATAAAAAATATAAATGCCTAATCATATTACATAGCAATGAAATTCTTAGGATTAAAATACTCAAGATTAAAGGCATTTGCCACACCTTCGTGAGTGCAGTGTCCTTTATGTGTATTTAAACCATATCTTAAACTTTCAAAACAAGTTATAGCACCAATTACTCCAAGGTTTGCTATTTTAATTCCATAAGGAGTTGTAGCGTTTAATAGTGCTAAAGTAGCTGTTTTTGCAACTGCTCCTGGCATATTACCAACTGCATAATGAATTATCCCATCAACTTCATAAATAGGGTTTGTATGAGTTGTTGCACGACTTGTCTCAAAACAACCGCCTTGATCAATCGCAACATCAACTATAACAGCACCTTTTTTCATATGCTTTAAATGTTTTCTAGATAATAATTTAGGAGTTTTTGCTCCTGGAACTAACGCAGCTCCAATTACTACATCAGCATCTTTTATACTATCTAATATATTTGAAATATTACTATATAAAGTAGTAATCTTACCATTAAATACATGGTCAATATAATCTAGTCTATTAGCATCACGACCTAAAATCACAACTTCAGCTCCCATACCAAAAGCAAGTTGAGCAGCATTAAGCCCTACCATACCACTACCTAAAATTACAACTTTTCCTTTTTTAACACCAGTTAGACCACTAAGCAGCATTCCATTACCACCATAAGTTTTTTCCAAATACTTACAACCTTGAATTACCGCTAAACGACCAGCAATAGCACTCATAGGAGCTAAACAAGGAAGATTTTTACCTTCTTGAATTGTCTCATAAGCAAATGCTGATATTTCTTTATCTATTAACATTTTTGTAAGTTTTTCATCTGCTGCTAAATGTAAATATGTATATAAAATCTGTCCTTTTTTAAAATACTTATATTCACTTTCAATTGGTTCTTTTACTTTGATAATCATTCCAGCTTTTTCAAAAATTTCTTCTTTAGTTAAAATCTTTGCTCCGGCTTTTATATATTCTTCATCACTTATATCAATACCAGCACCGGCTTTACTTTCTACTAAAACTTCATGTCCATGATTTATATATTCAATAACATCTAAAGGCGTTAAGCCAACTCTATATTCTTGGTCTTTAATTTCTTTTAAACAACCTATAATCATTTATACTCCTTTTGTGATAAAGGAGTATGATATAAAAAAAATAAAAACTTCAAAAGATTTTTTTGAAAAAATTATAAAAAGTGTTACGAATTTACAAGTTATATGTTTTCTAACATATGAACTATTACAATTTTAAACGCCAAAAATAAAAGTAGCAAGCTTCCTATTGGTTGTAAAATTTTTTTATTAACTTTCATTTTACTTATAAATAAACTAGAAAAACACATAAAAAATGTAATTAAAGCTATTAATAAAGAAGAAATAAATAAATTATATTCCAAAGAAAATATCATAAGTCCTGCACCTAGTGCATCAATACTAGTCGCTATGCTAAGCAAAAATAATGAACCATAACTTATATTAATATTCTCATTTTCATTATCTAAGAATTCCTTAAATAATTTATATGCTAAAAATACAAAAATTGCAAAAATCACATAATGATCAATTGCTTGAATTAACTTCATATACCTTACATTTAATAAATAAGTTACATAATATCCTAAAATAGGCATTAAAACTTGAAAACAAGCAGATAATGCACTAAAAACCAATAACTTTTTTAAAGATTGTTTTTGTAGCACTAAGCAAATACTTAATGCTACAAAAAATGCGTCAATTGCTAAAGAGAAAGCTAAAATAACAATATCAATTATCATCAAATAAGCCATTCTCTTCTTCTAAATTTTCTTCTTCGTCTTCTTCCTTAGGGCATTTTGCAATGCTTACAACCTCATCGCTACCAACATTTACAACAATTACTCCACTTGTATTTCTACCAGCTTTTCTAATGCTTTGCATATCAGTTCTAATCATCTTGCCACTACTTGTAAGTGCCATTAAATCCATAGTATCATCAACAATTACAATGCCTACTAAATCTTTTGTCTTTTGAGTAAGTTTCATACAAATTACGCCCTTACCACCACGACTTTGTAAGCGATATTCTCCTGCATCAGTTCTTTTTGCGATACCTTTTTGGCTAACACTTAAAATTTCTTGCTCATTACTTTCAATAACCACTGCACCTATTACATAATCTTGCTCTTCTTTAAAGCGAATAGCAGTTACTCCACGAGCTACACGACCAATTTGACGAACTTTTGTAAGTGGGAATTTAATACACATACCCTTTTTAGTAGCTACAAAAATCATAGTTCCACTAACTTGCTCTTCTTGATTATCTTGGTTTTCATCTAAAGAATTTTCTTCTTCAACAATTTGAATATTATCATCTTCAATAATTTCACTATTTTCATCAACCAAATCAATATTTTCACTATCATCATTTTGTGCTATTAAAACACTTACTAATTCATCGTTTTCATCAAGATTAATAGCTCTTACACCAACTGAACGGATATTACTATATTCACTTAAATTCGTGCGTTTAATAAGACCATTTTTAGTAAAGAATGCAAGTGATTTTGTCTTAGCAAAATCAGTTGTTGGAATTATTGCCATAATTTTTTCATCTGGTAAAAGATTGATTAGATTTACAACAGCTTTTCCTTTAGCAGTTCTGCTACCTTCAGGAATTTTATAAACTTTTAACCAATATAGTTGTCCTTTATTAGTAACAAACATTAGCGTATCGTGAGAATTTGCAGTAAAGAAACTCTCTATAAAATCATCATCATAAGTAGTAACTGCAACTTTACCTTTACCACCACGCTTTTGTTTTTCATATGATTTTGTAGGAACTCTTTTGATATATCCACGATGAGTAATTGTAATTACCATTGGCTCATTTGGTATTAAATCTTCTACATCAATTTCATCATAATCATCTACTATTTCAGTAATTCTTGGAACTTTAAATTTATTTTTAATTTCTAATAATTCATCGTGAATTATTTCTTCTATTTTTTCTTCGCTTTTTAAAATTGCATTTAGTTCTTCAATTTTTGCTAAAAGCTCTCTTAATTCATCTTCTAATTTATCTCTTTCAAGTCCTGTAAGACGGCTAAGTCTCATTTCTAAAATAGCATTAGCTTGTAATTCAGTTAAGCTAAATTTTTCTACTAAAGCATCTCTTGCACTTGCAGTATCTGCACTTGATTTAATTAATGCAATTACTTCATCTATATTATCTAGTGCAATTTTAAGACCTTCTAAGATATGTGCTCTTGCTTTTGCTTTTTCAAGTTCAAAAATAGTTCTTCTAATAATTACGGTTTTTCTATGATTTAAGAATAAATCTAATAGCTCAATTAAAGAAAATACCTTAGGTTCTTTATTGTGAATTGCTAACATTATCACACCAAATGTTGTCTCCATTGTGGTGCTTTTAAATAAATTATTTAGCACAATTTCACTCATAGCATCACGCTTAAGCTCAATTACAAGGCGAATTCCATCTCTATCACTCTCATCTCTTGTCTCGCTTATACCTTCTATTTGCTTTTCTTTTACAAGCTCTGCAATTTGCTCGTGAAGTCTTGCTTTATTTACTTGATAAGGCAACTCATCAATTACTATTAGCTCTTTATTTCCTTTTTGTTCTATATGAGTTTTTGCTCTTACTTTAATTCTACCGCGACCTGTTTTATAAGCTTCTATAATGCCTTTTTTACCAAAAATTATCCCACCAGTTGGAAAATCAGGACCTTTTATAAACTGCATTATTTCTTCTAAACTAGCGTTTTTATTCTCAAGTAAATATAAAAGTCCATCTACTAATTCATCTAAACT
This is a stretch of genomic DNA from Campylobacter sp. RM12651. It encodes these proteins:
- a CDS encoding RluA family pseudouridine synthase; the encoded protein is MSKIVASEIERIDIYLAKVLGQSRSQISNLIKNQNVLVNNKVIKSSYKLNINDEIEINYPDIKDINIKYEANFDVEILYEDEYMLVVNKPNNVATHGCSSLKEASLVEWLLERNYKLADINGKIRAGIVHRLDKDTSGVMLVAKSNEAYFSLANQIKNREVNRIYLAVTNHAINQNHIEKYIKRNENNRLKMQSLSKDECIKKYGLNEDRWGKWARTHFINLANTNDKALISAKLESGRTHQIRTHLASVNRYILGDSIYADESSKNKANRLMLHSFYINYTHPITNNFMEFYSSNCLSFNEAIKDFKDIKLDLNLAHNLLNQFSNNLE
- a CDS encoding ferrous iron transporter A — protein: MKKIIKISLFTAFIIGFNACSSTTSLSEIAPIDNLTMVNNIRTLQGMREIGFEWDPIYDQNIDGYKIYRKELNDENAKDKLIATINDRYATHYSDNNLNPDTSYAYTFVTFNKEGNSKLSTINVKTIGKIEPVTFIQAIAGLPNKIKIIWRPHTDSRVVKYNIYKQDANSDKWYKVATINNRLSAEYLDEVKANLYAKYKVTALTYNGVESDASAEVEAISKVLPPQIVNINVTTNLPKKIILTWDAPKYEDFSHYKIYYSKASLLPFFELATTTENSYEDNIGDDGVSRYYYVTMIDKDGLESAKTGVNVVGMSLDKPKTPALTGFELQNENTLKIKWISTDNRIRTYKLIKNSTEVANGIQNDYYVDTTYVPGDVYQIIGVDEFGIESKPSSKLSVK
- the trmB gene encoding tRNA (guanosine(46)-N7)-methyltransferase TrmB; amino-acid sequence: MPNFKAKYIKNLTLPICVGEVEFKFKTKTQLGKTLVYTNINNSSFFIELNEKNNEFVVKIDKLTKITDLALMQKALEAFEKTFCDEIISKAYHYNKFKELASNVISSPKDFKELINSLDNAYLEIGFGSGRHLLYQAKNNPQNTYIGIEIHKPSLIQVSKLAKDLKNIYLLDFDARIAIKELNNSCLNGIYLHFPVPWDDAPYRRVVSNEFKNECERVLKENGFFELRSDSLMYAEYTKNIFSDLDYDYFKNKDARIISKYESRWLKMNKDIYDFVCYVRNKKNLNQEIINQKINFKIDFNKLNFIKHIDEDFFLKISRIYECDNAKIIQIAYGGFDTPSSSYLLCKENEEFEFLFHDFCPNTLNLKAFIKLKEFLQ
- a CDS encoding ATP-binding cassette domain-containing protein, which produces MKSNATLINANNLTLAYNNEIVLHNINFSANEGDFIFITGKSGSGKTTLLKSFFGEFSEFSGDLHVLFKNMGNISNAELLKLRRKLGIIFQDYKLINELNVSDNIALPLKIAGVKNEQISKHVDVLLKYTKLQHKAKKMPLELSGGEQQRIALARAIIHNPKIIICDEPTGNLDIHSADIIWQLLNAARNTFNACIIAVTHQIPPRIDFNYRHLNIENGVLNEFI
- a CDS encoding ABC transporter permease yields the protein MNLFKTHISFIFPLFIICFCFQFAFFIDELIKDYETKLNKDYSVVLVSELEIQAVDLANIEYFSSINELDPSEILNKLKKDITNANLNTLKSKLPKFYNISFTKFINENEINQIKKQLLKIPNVLKVETFSKTHIKIYKLLNIIKLISYICLICISILSIALFIKQIKIFKYEHENRIYILNLFGANFFQRAAPMLKIVFVDNIICFALLFAFFINFNNISYIKEFLAKLDIDLPQIDFLPSLIEVSSYSLLASLLCIMIVMFKVKRQ
- a CDS encoding peptidoglycan DD-metalloendopeptidase family protein; the protein is MKKLLIVLFSLSLFANQIENNTKKLEQTQNEKEQISKKLEDLASEIIEGEQKLKEINEKVKKTSNITAELQELVNAQNGELNTFITQNKELMKDKEKLGAKLVEIIAKDFSYDLIAPKDLIDSSMSIVSIEVLNTLSEVLNNELYKISKDYARTQQQIDYKQKKISEMNVNIDNYKKQAKELSELKKRQENLISKQKQDEKIYKQRLTNLQKQQDEIRATLAKLKIIENEKSNKKSSQTTQVKHSDTLSYDGKVAKYTGAKTIAPLVDFSVKQKFGDYIDPIYKLKIFNENVVLRSNTPDANVRVVFDGKVVFANDTAVLDKVVIVEHANGIHTIYAHLSKFSKLAKVGEVLKKGNIVGKVERDLTFEVTQKNYHINPLELINN
- a CDS encoding MFS transporter; translation: MSKNKLKPLLPICYIEALERFAFLGFLGIFVFYLMDTFSFSKGEASAISASLGAAIYAFGIFGAYLSDFCLGAKRCVILGIIFLTLGYLCLTFDLLTISLFCIIFGSVLIKSNITSLLSKSYPNDSEYVFSMFYIFVNIGCFLGQISAGLLILHSYNLAFFISFFSVFCAILVFFYNSKYISSEPIKYDFFKNNIAMLMLIFLFIAFLATQELLVVSKIISIFSILILIIFYIFIYRKIPTKNNFKKLAFYLIAAVFFYMLIFQSFNTLNILIKSKVSFSILNYQIPASWYLAFMFLVSIFTSMLLSFISKKSSINEALIIPAAMIIAASSFIVLGMLSKDDFINPFYILITYFMLGISQTSIGVLGLSIVSKLTPSGFNSSTMGIWFLCSGAAQGIEGIIVKYIDNISYELYFSMQGFFVLFLALLMLFAYKYLKV
- the ald gene encoding alanine dehydrogenase is translated as MIIGCLKEIKDQEYRVGLTPLDVIEYINHGHEVLVESKAGAGIDISDEEYIKAGAKILTKEEIFEKAGMIIKVKEPIESEYKYFKKGQILYTYLHLAADEKLTKMLIDKEISAFAYETIQEGKNLPCLAPMSAIAGRLAVIQGCKYLEKTYGGNGMLLSGLTGVKKGKVVILGSGMVGLNAAQLAFGMGAEVVILGRDANRLDYIDHVFNGKITTLYSNISNILDSIKDADVVIGAALVPGAKTPKLLSRKHLKHMKKGAVIVDVAIDQGGCFETSRATTHTNPIYEVDGIIHYAVGNMPGAVAKTATLALLNATTPYGIKIANLGVIGAITCFESLRYGLNTHKGHCTHEGVANAFNLEYFNPKNFIAM
- a CDS encoding manganese efflux pump; translated protein: MAYLMIIDIVILAFSLAIDAFFVALSICLVLQKQSLKKLLVFSALSACFQVLMPILGYYVTYLLNVRYMKLIQAIDHYVIFAIFVFLAYKLFKEFLDNENENINISYGSLFLLSIATSIDALGAGLMIFSLEYNLFISSLLIALITFFMCFSSLFISKMKVNKKILQPIGSLLLLFLAFKIVIVHMLENI
- the gyrA gene encoding DNA gyrase subunit A, giving the protein MNLFDNSEITIVDIEDSIKTSYLDYSMSVIIGRALPDARDGLKPVHRRILYAMNDLGVGSKSAYKKSARIVGDVIGKYHPHGDTAVYDALVRMAQSFSMRYPSIDGQGNFGSVDGDGAAAMRYTEARMTILAEELLKDLDKDTVDFVPNYDDSMSEPDVLPSRVPNLLLNGSSGIAVGMATNIPPHSLDELVDGLLYLLENKNASLEEIMQFIKGPDFPTGGIIFGKKGIIEAYKTGRGRIKVRAKTHIEQKGNKELIVIDELPYQVNKARLHEQIAELVKEKQIEGISETRDESDRDGIRLVIELKRDAMSEIVLNNLFKSTTMETTFGVIMLAIHNKEPKVFSLIELLDLFLNHRKTVIIRRTIFELEKAKARAHILEGLKIALDNIDEVIALIKSSADTASARDALVEKFSLTELQANAILEMRLSRLTGLERDKLEDELRELLAKIEELNAILKSEEKIEEIIHDELLEIKNKFKVPRITEIVDDYDEIDVEDLIPNEPMVITITHRGYIKRVPTKSYEKQKRGGKGKVAVTTYDDDFIESFFTANSHDTLMFVTNKGQLYWLKVYKIPEGSRTAKGKAVVNLINLLPDEKIMAIIPTTDFAKTKSLAFFTKNGLIKRTNLSEYSNIRSVGVRAINLDENDELVSVLIAQNDDSENIDLVDENSEIIEDDNIQIVEEENSLDENQDNQEEQVSGTMIFVATKKGMCIKFPLTKVRQIGRVARGVTAIRFKEEQDYVIGAVVIESNEQEILSVSQKGIAKRTDAGEYRLQSRGGKGVICMKLTQKTKDLVGIVIVDDTMDLMALTSSGKMIRTDMQSIRKAGRNTSGVIVVNVGSDEVVSIAKCPKEEDEEENLEEENGLFDDN